A window of Dermacentor andersoni chromosome 4, qqDerAnde1_hic_scaffold, whole genome shotgun sequence genomic DNA:
tcattaaagttatttccgtacgtccctccctggtttaaaaaaatttaccttcctaaacgccatgtgcatctttagaggcatgacttatagagatacactggcaatttaatctctcccccatggatgctaaaaagtctcaaaaggcaaaatgctactcgctgatagatgcttcatatcaaagaacatttgccctttttacacacaatgctttgtttaaggtcacattcagagcaagtgaaaagcacgattaggcctataattccctgcctgtaatgatactttgtacaaacttgctgtgaaacagtattgcatgaagctacactgactctctacaactgcagaagattactcttttcattcaggcagcagtgacatttctttccattcataataagtgagtcaagatgcctgtgctcacattattaaaattacgtatttcctgataataaattgaagttaagaatactgcgttcttgacagtgcttgcaaaattgatgcagcaatggctgtcaaacttgagcgtaaaagcatgtgtcgcatcagagcaaacgtttcggggtagaaagacggtaagtgagcctggcacaagaggtgcgggtagatacatgttcttgatgttgtgttctttgttatctgccatggcattgaaaaggccagagatgtgtccctgtacctagtgtaagcaagcattaaaagtgagtagttgtgaagcttgtgtatcttctgacaaagctatgtggctttactgtcttgcttcagctgctaaatggcactcaaggaattggtgtgtctgtatttgggtgaagtttgataaaaatgaggctgcctcattggtgtcatgtgtgactttaccgtgtaccagccccgttctgcagactcttgtcatgtatggtatgaagctcaagtagagttgcagacgtccattgtagattccttatttttataaagagggaagtacttaaggctgactgatactatgcttccatctcctgtaatagcagcgcctgtacaaaatacattggtccaaaggaacatcagtgtacagccgtgccatagctttaagtctgttcttgcacccaagcaatgagaagtgactgcaacatgcaacctctttaattcacatgctcattcacattgaattagcaatgctgccgtggtgttcacctgggcatgttcttgagcgaacagagggagagcagctatttcccttatcacgttctgaataatgatctcaatctggtgcctctgcttcagtgagggccagtaaaactgagcctgataaatattatgtggctggagtacagaccaaacagcattactcagacggtagcacactactcacccagttaaaaaaaaaacacatgttttcatttattgaaattgctctttatttttaaaagttcaattcagaacaagttactacagagtgtattaatgtttatgtcggtttccatattacatacccctctgtggcaacaaaatgctgcacatacgcaatcagtcatgcatgccctcctacaaagagtgaaatggaaactgagtgaatcaagtgacatgtggctcatttgtagttgtaggtaaacttgatggctgatagcactaagggcaagtaatagtagtataaagtttatttctcttagtggtttgggcggtcggtgcgtccctcagtccagggctacactgatctctgtggtttgctgggcttgatcgagaagagctctctggctctctacatcttcactagcaagccaaacatcccagtgcctgttacttggcacttacgccgtaaggggcaaattggaatttggaggctgtagtttatacgttcatgttacgtgggcaagagttggcagctcctcgcaccaagaacacatactttcatagaatgcagggtgtaccttagtgagtatttgtaggtgtagatatgtgttagtctgtacacagcgcgaatccctggcctgttcttccataaggtggagtgcgggcggctgtatttttgtctctctttttcctggttttcgaaggtgtcgtgtgggtcaatgggagttccttgaaaggactgactagtgctcggatgcttattgctcgagcagttcggtccaccctctcattttcctcgagtccagagtgcgccgggcaccaaattaccacctggtgcaattctgtgaattttgtatggtACGGTACCCatcatgcacgaacagcatgctgccttagagtccatcatggccaatgcagattgtttcttttgcttctgcatctcgaaaggccagcgctatggctgctgcctccacggtgcaggttaaagggttccgaatggaagttgttatccctgtggaccaattgaaggccattattttgaatttgtctgttcccactctacatgcatctgtgtagtatacgtctggatttctttcacatttcttttgtaaagcctttgattgcgcttttcttctgctttggtggtgttccgtgctcatattctttgggattcgtgaaactagaatttcctctcttgtttgtctgggtagcaaaactgttttttctcagccatactgcgctatcaggggatatcctgccttttgtaacagagcctttccttgttttgtagaattcagatgttctctctgaggcatgaccacatgccgtgtcatgttcttcatatgtgttgtgaataccaagagcctccagctttttggcacatgtgtttttgggagccctagctgccgTGATGacggagctcactttagacatttcagccttatttagtttttgaaaggggaggctataggtcaccctgctaataattaatgctcgcacaagtctgactgcctccgcttctttgaagcctcttttttgttttgtgactctgtggatcatttgtgccacattccttattctttgtcttaatgtttctagtatgtgtgatgccctgcttttgtcttggtacaaaaactcagaatacattcaggtatgtggacaccaagggcaagaaacaagtaggaaattgagattggctgggtggtttcttttgatgcagtgaaacgtaactaaagtccaagtatgcattcacacgacatctgcacatgaacacgttactaaaatacatcaaagcctgaccaagcaaacaaattcgcaggcctatttgaatttattccatttgtccttttcagcactggtcaaacgtgcaatacatgactatgaaaacacagttagtgtctgtatacaaaaaaaaagaaattgtaggctgtaactgcctgaaactgtgatttctaatgcacaaacctttgtgcatagacaacttgatacaaggaagtgctggtacagatttcccagtgaaaatgcatgcagtttgaagcttatttcacaaaactgacaaaatgaacataattgtgtgcacacactgcgtgcctccatttaacacagaaacaggctggctgttcgcattgttcatgctgcataacagtaatttgccgccttaaaaataatgttgctgtgacgcagatcgctcccagttgaaaaagacaacaggaattcctgtcgcaactacggaaatttctgttgtacgacagaagttcctgatgtttctgtagtcgcgacagacatttctgacattaggaccgaaattctgatgtcccaacagaatcatcctgtcgtgaagaccaagagttctgaagtcgcaacaacaactttctatcgcaacagtgattctgacgtcgcaacaggaactctctgtcgggattacacattttcggtcgtggcgttagaaatgtgccactttctgtcgcagcgacataatttccgacgccgcgacagaagcgctttcagtcgcgacgctttaaaattgtatgtcaatttcgcatcggtggtgtaccctgtacttttctcttgcgcggtattcaatcgtgcttctctgaagccggcaatgctgatagcacagacaccggtattaaagtcgacgtggccaattgttataattgtgccgtgacgacgaagtaccataaatgccctaccggcctcctcaaaatcggccgctgatgaaaatcatatcatctgcgggaatggctgcgtatccgttttgtgttatttggtaagatgtggcacacaggcctgtggacttacatgtgccgttacactgacactgTTAACtttccagaaatattgcataagcttttacaaagcgaaaaagaagttttgggttgttccacaaagttgcgtgaaaagctgtctcgctcgggtctcattattctggtacagcgctgccgagagatgccagtatgctgtcagaatgaacaataatccacgaatgtttatgtagctatcttgcattgaacacagaattatatgcgcgctcaaaagtgcagagcgagagacaactgtcgaaattagcagtaacaacctaacagtgtccccggtcaccgttgtctatttctgtatttcttatttaatatggatatcctacagcaaaatcgatgttctagcactacacaatgtacctgtcgatggtaagaacacttttacttttctagagatgcggcagttgacgcggtggaatgaaagcgcatgTTTACTCTTAAAATGCGAATATAAACATAAACGTAAAGTGTTTGTATAGCTAAAATATGCACCAAGGCATACATTTGGCGTGGCgtaggaagaagaagaggcttgttGGAACAGCCACGTTTGCGATGAGCTCCGCTGGAAACAGCGCATCGGCCCTCGGCCGAGGATCACACCCACCGTCAGCTACTGATTCCGGTAATTATAAAGTCGTTCTCCCTCGTCTACCGACTGGCAACACCGTTCTCAATtcagttttcctgcatgctgacctgGCAGGGCGGCCGTATCGGGCCCCGGACTTTCGCGATGCTCTCCTTTCAGTGCTAAATGCAACTGATATCCTCGGCGCTGGACAATACCAGATGAGCCATTTGTGGTTAGTCACATGTGTTAACAGCATCGCGAAACAGAAACTTGTCGACAAAGGCGAGTTGCTGGTGAAAGGCCTCAAGTGCCTTGTCATAGACCCGGAATGCAAAAATATCAAGATGAAGCTTCTTTGGCTTCCCCCACACCTCGAACAGAGACGGATTGTTGAAGCGCTAGAGCCATATGGCACAGTGCAGTCCATCACGAGAGAAATGTGGCGGTGTGACGGCATGGAGGGCTGGCAAATGACTAATCGAGACGTCGCGTTCACATTGAAAGATGGGGTTTCTGCCAGTAATCTGCCACATCTATTGAGCATATATGGCCACCAGTGCCTTATCTTGATTCCTGGCCGACCACCACTTTGCCTCCGGTGCAACAGAGTTGGGCATATCCGGCGACACTGTAGAACACCGCGCTGCAGTAACTGTCACCGCTATGGTCACCCTGCAGATGCATGCATCGGAACCTacgctgacaaacttcgtgcaAATAGACCAGATGAGGATGATGCCATCACCGATCATCTAATGGACGTGAGCGAAGTTGTGGACGCAACTGGCGAAACACTCCCTGAGTCTCATCGACAAGAACAGATTAAGCCGTCATCGGCTGACATTAGCGTTAGCCAGAAGCCTGCGAGCGAGGATGACACTAAGGCACCTGACGACGAAGCAACTGTGTCTTGGGCAGAATCtccaccagttcaagatcgcccACCGTCAGTGGAATCTGGATCGATGTGCGAGGCCGCCAAGAAGCGTCCAGCGCCATCCGACAATCCATCGCCCTCGGCAAAGGAGGCTCGCGTTCCCAAGGTGTCAAAGTTGACAAAACCGCTCCGGGGAACACCTACACCTGCTGATGTACCTtgtgttaacgtgcacctaaaagtCCATAGTGCATCACCTCATCAAGAAGGGAGCGGTACACCTCTGGAGCAGCGTTTAGACGCTGCACCTACATAGGTAATCATGGCGGGCGCTCTTCCCTTCCATTTTGGCACTTTAAATGTCCGTGGCTTACGAAGTAAgcgacggcaagtacagctttttCATTTGTTACGCAATCGAAAATTAGATATTGCTGCTATTCAAGAAACAAAGATTGAATCCGACGAAAACACAGAAATAGCTCTATCTCCATTCATATCTGACTATAATGTTTGTGTCAGCCATGCAGTAGGCGTTTCCGCAGGCTGTATGTTATTTGTTAGCAAACATTTACAATGTGATTCGCTACATTTGTTTACAGATAGGGAAGGGCGCCTAATCTGCTGCGATATTGATATCAGTGGCACGAgctttagatttgtgtgtgtttatgccccgaacaagttacgtgaacgcgagtgtttcttcttatctctagaacatcatttctgtactgatcgtgcattggtcctctttggagactttaattgtgtatgtaacgcgcaagatcgtacatcactgaagctgagacatgatccaagtagtgatgcgttgcaacgcctaatatgtgattatcagcttgtggacattggggaaaatgaaaaggcgggatgtcgatatacgcacttccagggtacctcGCATGCAAGGCTTGACCGAATTTACGTTTCACTTAGCGCGCTACCTCTTATTCATGGTTACACTGTGCATCCTATATTCTTTAGTGACCATTGCCTAGTCTCAGCATCTTTTGGCAGCCGTCGGTACCACAGTCGGCGTATGTGCTGGGAGCTGTGGAAGTTTAATAACCAGTTACTTTCGCGTGAGTGTTTCATAAATCGCATTACTGAGCTTATAGCTCATGTGTCTTGCCGCAAGGATTTGCCACTCTTTGCTTtgtgggaattattcaaacaggaaactaaaatgatagctatcgaagaatcatcaatattagcctttgaaaaaaagaataattacaaagcattgtGTAGACTTTtgagtgaattgcatgagcttgaatgcatacatccgggtcaatatattgatgatattcataaggtcaaggcacagttacaaactttgaacgcagaaaaatacagaggtgcactagTGCGGGCGCGAGAGCTGCGTTTcctggaagaacagccttgcagtagggCCCTTGGTGATGAGCGCCAACACGCGCTGTCTAAACAAATACTAGAGATAGAGTATGGTGGAATGATTGTTAACGAGCCTACTCTAATAACTAAAGCATTTTTTGAACATTATCAAAAACTATTCCGAGACCATATGCCATTGgatacagatgctgccaaaaaaattgtatcgtttctgccccagttaaatcaggatgaGTACGATTATACAAACGAAAACATTGGCATCAATGAGGTAACTTCATGCATCGATTCGTTAGCGAAGGGCAAAACGCCCGGCCcggatggccttactgccgaattttatcagtgttttcgttccctcttatcgccattattacttcaggtgtaccgagaggccttggaagtagggtacctaaccgccacaatgtacgaaggacacacagtccttatagccaaaagcgatgatgaagagaaattgcaaaaagttgacggatatcggcctatctccttatgcaatgtggattataaaatctttgctaaggtattagctaaccgtttgcaagttgtagtaagatctgtggtcggtgatcatcaaacatgtggcatcaggggGCGGTCTattcagacgaacattcatgttgcgagatcggtgctagagtgtgtagctgaggggattggacaggtggcaatggtacagctagatctggctaaggcgttcgacagggtgaATCACTCATTTCTGTTTACTttactagagcatataaatatcggatctctgctccttagaggtgtcaggatatgttatgctaatggctcAACGCGACTTATAGTAAATGGCTCTCTCTCCGATCCGATTAGGCTTTTatcatcagtacgacaaggatgccccttgtcaccgcttctgttctgcttgtatttagagccactttgtatgggcatccttaaagaacaaaatttccaagggtttaaattactgtctaatgaggttcgggttcttgcgtatgcagacgacgtggcctttttctgtaccgataaaaagagcgtaaagactgctcttgcaattacagaagaattttgtgctgcttctggtgcaagcgttaactttgaaaaaagttcaggtttttggtttggattatgggccacaatgccatcacattacgcaggaattcactggaaagaagatctgcgttatttaggtgtgcctctctcacagtatagaaatagcaacgctcattggtcgggggaagttggcaaaattcaacgtaaagtgaattcatggcgagggcggaatttgtcagtgttctttcgtgctgaagtgtgtaacgttttcttagcttcccgtcttatgtatgtgctccaagtactgcactgctcaagacttcgccttcaggcactgcatcgcgtatttgcaacattcatttggagttcgagctgtgaatggatgcggcgcgacaatctgtttctcccccttgaacgtggtggtctaggattagtacacctcttcgttaggcaaattgtttctcgcctgtttttctttcgcgacagtgaccatccgttcttgcgtgaaatgttgcaactgcgtttagttcattatgttcctaacatagtagtgtcatcaaatgtcaaagatgtcccacaggctccttggggctttctcaaggaggttgttgacacatttcttttcttgaaagttagattcagccttgAGTACGTGTTCACAGCGAGTCGAAAAgaaatttctgcggcactggttgactctattttcccagatcctttgtatcgtgcaccttatttaaaccgaccttatcaggatgtacttaaacgcgtccgaaaaatgtgtgtgcctcctggagtaaaaacatttttctttaaattacattcggaaacactccctgttaaaacttggctgaattcgaggggttgctttgtgccgtggtcaacaaactgtcggctctgtccacgtgccgaaaccattgatcactgtttcatagactgtagggacgctgtatttttttttgggacattctccaacggacgcttaaaaaggacattgacatgactccatactcaattaggtttctaccgtttaaggttacaggtggtcctccctatgacatgttcattgtacttggtttatacagcctgtggagaagtagactctgtgatcgccatgccgaaagcccgcgaactacaaaatccttctttcgcgaaagtgctgcgtatgtaagaagtgtgtacgctgtgcaggaacctccgccagactggatgcacttgttggatgcatgtgtgtgtttgcctgagttttaagtgtgtagttgtgtccgctttgttatacaccttcagttttcttttccatgtaataaagaaaaaaaaaaaaaaaaaatttggcgtggcgtagtggtaagatgctgggctcgggatgcgtaggtccggagttcgaatcccctgcagagagatttttttttcctttattttttcttttttctacaaacaaatttacatagccttaaagaggtatctgtcaatttttcattgaatattgatcaagaactacaggacgtcacactacggacaacagaccgacagactaaaatttcctgttgtgtttttcaagtgggctgtcgcaacctatatcgacacttaaggaGAAGTGGTTATCAAgcacacctgatgacgaaactccaatactctttgacccgccgtggttgctataagcgtccttggagttgtgcttagtattaagcacgaggtcacaggaacagatcatggttctgacacgtaaaacacgacaattaaattgaaaaagagaaagagaaaagttgaaacgtctcttttttgtgcggcactggcttcttgagttttattgaaaggaccggtaagtctcaacaccgcgacataaaaggtgtgagcattatgcgcatagcgcaatgcttccgcgccgtactcaccaccgcagcttgaaaaggccgcgtcaaacatgaggcaactgggcaagcggtaatccgaaacgcgccgtttccaaagcagtcgacaccgtacgcggtccgattttgtgaggactgtgggtgaggtttcactagccgctgtcatatcgtggcgcatgagggaatacccgagcacggccgcgcgaaccacaaaagtgtattgtagtacacagatcacgtcaaagcgatgactacgcggtggccgatcaccggcgtgctgcgcagtggggcaggtagctttcttgtgaggttccacactacacgaaacactatCCGACGGCCGCCAgaattacctcgtaagcacgcatatagacacacacgcagaactacgatgagcaaaacaggtgccgtcaccggcgccgacgacagtggcgctttgcgggctttgccttcagtttcacttttagttgatgggaagacgaacagaagcgaggacattctgcagcctaagccgtcgaagttttgcatggtctcgcttccgaagacagctcgtcagatgccgaccgggggttctggcagcgcgacaggattgtggtcgacgaggcgaacaaagcgtctattatatcgccctaaataagttggcttgcactccggaaatgtataaatttgcagaaagaaaaaaaaaaaagaaaaagaaccacttggacaatatatctctcctttctcgtttccttctcacagatgtgtaaaagaaaagaaaacaacgcataaaataagaaacagaactccgtttacgctaaagggaggcctgtatcttctaaactccctcttaaaaaggatgtagaattgaggttctgtctccttctttcatccgcattttgcgagagagagaaatggaggacgctgagcatttctacaccactctaagggagcacggttttcaggcacgtagtctcaagggaggtcaca
This region includes:
- the LOC126531863 gene encoding uncharacterized protein, giving the protein MSSAGNSASALGRGSHPPSATDSGNYKVVLPRLPTGNTVLNSVFLHADLAGRPYRAPDFRDALLSVLNATDILGAGQYQMSHLWLVTCVNSIAKQKLVDKGELLVKGLKCLVIDPECKNIKMKLLWLPPHLEQRRIVEALEPYGTVQSITREMWRCDGMEGWQMTNRDVAFTLKDGVSASNLPHLLSIYGHQCLILIPGRPPLCLRCNRVGHIRRHCRTPRCSNCHRYGHPADACIGTYADKLRANRPDEDDAITDHLMDVSEVVDATGETLPESHRQEQIKPSSADISVSQKPASEDDTKAPDDEATVSWAESPPVQDRPPSVESGSMCEAAKKRPAPSDNPSPSAKEARVPKVSKLTKPLRGTPTPADVPCVNVHLKVHSASPHQEGSGTPLEQRLDAAPT